A section of the Pygocentrus nattereri isolate fPygNat1 chromosome 18, fPygNat1.pri, whole genome shotgun sequence genome encodes:
- the LOC108433528 gene encoding molybdopterin synthase catalytic subunit translates to MDMAKDGGGPLDLIKLTTDKLSTDTVSDSVKCSSCGAISLFIGTTRDNFEGKRVVQLEYEAYVPMAESELKKICTEIRARWPSIRHICIHHRLGVVPITEASVIIGISSPHRSDSLEAVKYCIDTLKATVPIWKKEIYESEEPCWKENKECLWTGSGAGAKHADL, encoded by the exons ATGG ACATGGCTAAGGATGGAGGAGGTCCTCTAGATCTGattaaactgaccactgataagCTCTCCACTGATACTGTATCTGACTCAGTAAAATGTTCCTCCTGTGGAGccatttcattgtttattg GGACGACCAGAGATAATTTTGAGGGGAAGAGGGTAGTTCAGCTTGAATATGAAGCGTACGTTCCCATGGCAGAGTcagaactgaaaaaaatctgcacTGAAATTAGGGCGAGATGGCCAAGCATTCGGCACATCTGCATCCATCACAGACTCGG TGTAGTTCCTATTACAGAGGCCAGTGTTATAATTGGTATTTCATCACCACACCGTAGCGACTCACTGGAGGCTGTGAAGTACTGCATAGACACTCTGAAAGCTACCGTCCCAATTTGGAAAAAG gAGATCTATGAATCAGAGGAGCCCTGCTGGAAGGAGAACAAGGAGTGTCTGTGGACAGGAAGTGGGGCTGGAGCAAAGCATGCTGacctttaa
- the LOC108433529 gene encoding molybdopterin synthase sulfur carrier subunit — protein sequence MTAEVLVLYFAKSAELTGLKSETVSFQSQLTTLQLWQELEKRHPKLSAVREHVVLALRQQYVAVGDQQVILQEGDEVAVIPPLSGG from the exons GTGTTGGTGTTGTATTTTGCAAAAAGCGCTGAGCTAACAGGGCTTAAATCTGAGACTGTGAGTTTCCAGTCACAGTTAACCACCCTTCAGCTGTGGCAAGAACTGGAGAAGCGCCATCCAAA GTTGAGTGCTGTACGTGAGCACGTGGTGCTGGCACTGCGCCAGCAGTACGTGGCTGTTGGTGATCAACAGGTGATTCTGCAGGAGGGGGATGAGGTCGCGGTCATACCACCACTCAGCGGAGGCTAG